In Lytechinus variegatus isolate NC3 chromosome 6, Lvar_3.0, whole genome shotgun sequence, the DNA window GGGCTAACTTACATGTGTCTTGTAGTTTGTTCTGCAAATCAAAGACGTATTCGTAGGTACTGCGGGTCTCATCATGTGGGGATTCACCTGTCCACAGCTCCTTAAGCAGGGTTAGAGGCCCACGGACCCGCCTGCCATAAATCAACTCAAACGGAGAGAAGCCTAAGCTTGCCTGAGGGGCTTCACGATAGGCGAACAGCAGTGCTCCAAGATATCTATCCCAATCAGTTGGTTTCTCTGCACACATTCGGCGGAGCATCAACTTCAGGGTTCCGTTGAATCTTTCCACCAAACCGTTCCCAGCAGGATGATAAGGAGTGGTGAACAGTTGGCGCAACGACAGCAGTTTAGTCACTTCTGCGAACAAACCCGAAGTAAACTGAGATCCTCTGTCACTAAGAATTTCCTGTGGCACACCAATACGAGAAAAAATATCGACAAGAGCATCAACAATGGTTACtgcttcaatatttttcatagcAATAGCTTCGGGGTACCGGGTGGCAAAATCTACTAAGGTAAGTATGTACTTATTACCCCGAGATGTCCTTGGTTCTATAGGACCCACAATGTCAACAGCCACACGTTTGAATGGCGTGTCGATGATGGGCATGTCACCCAAGGGAACTTTCTGAACTCTTCCTTTCGGGAAGGTTCTTTGGCAAATGTCACAAGATTGGACAAAACGGGATATATCTCCAATTATACCCGGCCAATAGAAGTTTCTCAATATCCGGTCAGAGGTCTTCTTGATTCCTTGGTGACCACCAAGGAGTGATTCATGGGCAATCTTCATCACTTGCTGGCGAAGTGATGTTGGAAGAACTACCTGCAAATCAGTTACATCGGTCTTAGGGTCTTTGTTTTCCCTATAAAGGATCCCCTTTTCCACAAGAAACCGTGATACAGATCCATCTTTACTAACCTTTGGATCACTGTCTTGTGCTAGCTGGAAGCAACGACTAAGGGATGAATCAGACTGTTGCTCACAACATCGGTGATGGGAGGAGGTACTCTCAAAGGTTGAGCTGGTTTGTCAGTTCTTGCTTTCTGTGCTCGGGTCTGAACAGCTTGAGCCTGGTCGAGTATTCCATCAGTGCTTGGTTGCTCTTTCTCTGATGGTGAGTAGTCTGGCTTCCACTCTGGGTCTGGGTCTGATGGACAGCGGACACCTGATATGTTTCCTAAAACAAGATCATAAATTGGGTTTTTAACACATAGAGCAGTAACATCACCCTTATAAAATGGGGTATCAATGTGAACACGTGCTACTGGCATCTTTCTGACTGTGTGATCAATCAACACACAAACCCTGATCTCACCGGTCAATTGATCCTCGTGGACTAGGCCCCTTCGGATGATAACTCCGCTACATCCACTATCCCTAAGGACTTTAACTTGATGTTTACCAACGAAtcctgcaactactggcatgtCCTCGGAGTTCCTCTCTCCACAGGCAGCAGATAGTATAGGGATTTGGTGACCGCATTTCAGTGTTACCCGGTCTGAGTCAACACAGCATTCTTCTAGCTGTTCAGGAAAGGCACAAAAGGCGACAACATCCTGTTCAGGATGTGTCAGGTTATCATTAGGATCATGGTTAGAGTGATCATTATCTTCCAATTGTGCATCTGGGGAAATATCATTAAGATAGTTACCTGTTTCATCATCAGCTAACTCTTCAACATCGTTTCCAGTTTCTTGAAGAAAGGACGCATGAACTGGTGTTGAACGGAAACGGCAGTCATTAGCAAGATGACCTGGTCTCTTACAGATGTAACAGGTCCTAGGAGGACGCAGACGATTCGGTGGTCCCATAGGGCGGGTTGACTGGTTCATCTTCTGAGGTTGACTAGTCGAAGGACGATTAGAAGTTATTACCAATATTTGCAAGTTGTAACCATCTATCAAACAAATTATCTAATCTGAGAATGAATTCGTGtgaattttcatctttttctggTCTAGCATTGCGGAATTTTTTACGGAAGCCTTCCTCTGTCAAGTTAAAACGTTTAAAGAGGGCTTCTCTCAATTGATCATAGTCTTGGGAACTCCTTGCAGGCAACCTAGCATATACCTGCAAGGCCTTGCCAGAGAGCAGGGCACTAAGGTTCAATGCCCAGGTGTCCCTAGGCCACCCGTGCACCACGGCATATTTTTCAAACCTGAGAAGATAGCTATCAAGATCATCCTTTTCCTCATTAAAAATGGGGAGTTTAGGCACTTTTACTTTTGGTTTAGAGAGTGTTTCCTCATTTTCAATTCTCGATTCAGAGAGTTTTGTTTTGGGTTCCAAAATagctatttcatttcttttcaattcaagTAACTGCACTCGCTCTTCTCTAGCTGCAGACTCTCTTTCTCTAACAAACTGCAATAAGCTCTCACCTTCTAAGCCTTCTGCTTTTCCAATCTCTGCCcacttttccatttcatttagtTTTAGCTATTTACATCAAATACCTTCAATTAAGGTGAGGTGGCTATGATCCAAAGCTTACGTAACAGTCAAAGAAACATGGataacattcatatgataataattataggttacataaaaatatagcaTAATTGACtgataatgaattaaaagaTCATTCACAAATACAAATATCTAGTCCAAGCAAAACTTCCTGTTGAGTTAAATTTCCCGGGTCTAGGCACCAAAATGTCAGGAAAATGCTTGGACACAAACAGAGTACAGAGTCGAGGAGGTTAAGTTTAGACTCCGTTTATTACCAGAGTACTTATGATGCAATTAATGAAATCACAGTTACTTAAAATTGGATGTCAATCAGAATATAATTAAATACTACAAATATATAACCAGGACATTATGTTCAGTAACCAGTCTTGCATAAATCAAATCGTTTAAATAAAATTGTGTGTGACTTCTATGGAAGCTGGCTAGAGTTCAAGGTCCGGAGATTTTGAAGTAAATGTTCCTTGCTTTAGGCAAAGCAAGTAGTGCGGACATGTAATAGCCAGATGGTACTGTTCTTACTTTCCTTTTGAAGATTAGCGAGTTGCAAATGGGTACAGCACGAAGATTCCATAACAGTTCCCCACCACACAGAGGCTTGACGCCATCATCTCTCACTCAGTATTGCGAGATTCACGAAGTTATAAATTCATCACACAGGAGGGGGAAGTTCTGTCACACGCTGTCCAACCCTTCAGTTGGCTTTATACTCTGTCCTAGTCCCCAAAGGGAGGAGCCACCTGTAATTACAATCCAAACTTCCATAGATAGCGATATGCAAATAATACCTTACCTCTATATAATACAATTGTAACAGTTTATTTCTGTTTGACACCCACAATTACTTTAgatcaaataacaataaaatcacAAGCAAATCATCATTTAGAAATATCTAAGTGAAGTTAAAGATTAAGGTAAATACTTGTTTTACTGAAtgaaatgttaactaatttacATGCAGTAACGAGACCACTATAAATCAGGATTAATCCTGAGCGGCAATTATTAATCAATCATCGATCTATCTTCACACATTATGCCTGATACAACTCCAGTCTTTATACTAAAACatccttaaaattcaatatcaaattcatCAGAGAATAACACATCACGTTATAAGTGTGAAAACAAGACAATTTATAACTTACAATTCAGCTTTGGTAGTGCTTGGcttcaaaataaattcagtaACATGGCTGATAAGGAATGGACATGCTAGAAGTCTTTCCTCTATGACCACCTAAATGGCTTCCTCAATTAGCAGTGAGACAAACTGAGAAACCCCTCACATACAACCCATTCACTTGTACACACTCATTCAAATCCGCTCAACCATCCTAGAGTCACTCTCACTACCACTCACACTCCTGCTCTAGCAACTTATTTGCATTACAAAGAAAAGCGAATTGCAGCTCCTGTATATCTGAAATGAAGACAAAGTATTAGGTTACAAAGAAGGGTAGTTTTCTGACAGGGGGCAACACAAgtttttaggggggtccacgtgaacttaggggggggggggacgcaggagaaaaagttgacaagcaaaaaaaaaatcaaaaaaaatttaggggggggggaccgtccccccaactaaaatttagggggggacacgtcccccccccctttgtcaCCCCAGCGTCCGCCGCCTATGGGCGTCAGACTCGGGGCTAAGTTAGTGCAATTAAATCTAATTTCAATTAGAGTATATTTTTGCTTTCGTAGGATTACATTCGCGTAGTTGAGCAAGCAAAGCAGCCAATTCTGACGCCATCCACCAAGATAACAActcaattttaatgattttatgaCGAGCAAGCTAGTAGTCAAGCGAGACTACTCAGTTTAACGCCAAGAACTTGGAGATCGGTGGAATTCAAGCACGGCGGCTGCATTTCATAATCATACGCAAAAACGATCGCGAATCTCGCAGCATAGGACCTGGGTCAAGGACTTTCCTAAATCTTTAATGCTATTCTTGCTACAATAAGAGGCTAGAGATTTTCTTGCATCTTATTCATCGTTACTGGATCTTGATCCAATGTATTGTTTTCATGATATGACTGAGAATGGATTACCATGTCATGTTACATCATTTTTTTGGATAGTACTTCAACAGCTAGCCTCAGTATCCCCCAGAAGCCAGAACTCTGTCGTTAGCTGTAAGTGAACCGCGACTGCATCGATGCTGAGTTTTGACTTACTATTGCCAAGATTACAGGTACGCCATTATGTAATTGTGTATGAGTTTTGTGCGTCGTAGTTTTAATAATAGCCCTTTCTACTAGATTTAATAGATGTGTAGACTCTTAAAGGTATACATTTTGCCATGCCCATGCAGTAAATATGAATGaaacctgggggtgtttcacaaagatttaagtatgacttagagtcgcacttaaatgccgagttgcgtacggtatgaaaggcttgaccacattggtcagatcgtgccatgaggacgcgcactactgcgtatctctcaataagatcgcgcgttgcatatcatgtacgcgtcggcattaagtgtgacttaagtcatacttaaatccttgtgaaacacccccctggtgggtgggtgtttcatgatgccgttcgtaagatacgaatgacagTATGCACTGaattatgacctaagaacatgttccagtcgtgcataaagtcgttcgtaactttacgaacagctttatgaaacacccaccaaggACGTGAGAGGGAGACTGAGCTTATAACTTTACTTTTGTAAAGCCATACATTAGTACAtctatttgtattgtattgcaGCAGACTTACATATCCTAACTAAAGCTGATTCTGAACGCAGGCTTGAAGGGAAAGTTCAACCTGACTAAAAGTTCACTGTAAAAACAGCagaaaagagtaaaaaaaagtatgctTAAGGTCTGAAAAaattccatcaaagaataaaaaagtactTGATTTTTGACATCCTTTGCGAGCGGCTTTGGTTcgtccaaaaaaaaatcaatgaaatgtcactTTCTAAGAAAacctaatttttttattattgtagtTTGAGTATATCAATACACACAACATTTATCACACCCGTTGTAGCTATTTCTGATCGCATTGTAATCGATTataaatatcttaatttttCTTGGTGAATATTTTGCCTGTCAATCTTTTAACTCCATTTGATTATataaaaaatgcaatgttttgatacttttttcaaacaaaagaaaaatgttcgaatgaaaaaattaaacttCCTTGTTacaattaaaaggaaaaaattatttataccgttttgaatattttaaaataataaaatatgataaaaaaaagtttcctgAAACGATGCGGTTAGTAAAATATGCATGTTTTTGTAGGAGGAGAAACCTTACTTCTGCTTTAAGTGTTACATCAATGCAGTACTTCCATTCTACTCTTAATGAATTTCCTGGAAGTTTGCTCTTTCCCAGGATTGCTTCAGAAAGTGCAGTGAGAAATTTCAGGAAGTTTATTGGGAATGACATCTTCTGTATATCAAGTCAAaatctttcacaaaattaaaatcgTTTTAATTAACATGctatttttttactctttatgaACTTTGCGCGTTACAAAATGGATGATGGACTTCAACATCAAAAAGTGTGCAGTGTCAACTATTACACTCACATGCACTCCCAACTTCCAGGAGTATCATCTGACAAATAGTGTAATCCCGAGTGTTAGCATGGTTAGCAACTACAAGTACTTGGGTGATACCGTTTCTTCTGATCTGCGATGGAACAAACATTGCCAACTCGTCCGGCAGAAAGCAAGTCGTACTTTTGGTCTCCTGCGTAGGActctggggccgattgcacgaaagggtctttgcaaggaccgtctttcgtgtctcgcatcttttatgatgcgccatgtgaaacgcattttaaataaatcatttgcaaacatatttcattcgtccaataaaataaacaaaatatttgtttataaaatgatgtgatatatcatgaaattgtataaaatttgatttaaaagcaagataacgaatcttattctttatcataaatttcagaaacaccccgcttatagcgtttcataaaagatgggcgacacgaaagacagtccttggaaagaccctttcgtgtaATCGGCTCCTGTCCTCTTGTACAACAGATGTGAAGACAAGGGCCTACCCATCCTTAGTGCGCCCCCAACTAGAGTATGGCTGTGAGGCTTGGAATCCATACACAGTCTGCAATGGAAATGGGGACAgacaatttcataaaaattcgGTTTTGCCTGACTATGGAATCCAAATAATTCTGTTGTATGCCAATattggcaaaaagaagctgctgtatgccaatattgtttgaaaacgtgatttttatgaaatatataattttctctCCGAcgttgactttcaaaatggccgctacaagccctaactaaattatgtaCTATTAAGCGGATAGgtaaactaattttcacaagaatgAGAACCCAAAATGCACGTAACTGTTATGTataagtaaaatattgtcttgaATGTGATTTTAACTAAATACATATCATATTGGTCGAGAAGGTGATAAATGCCTTTCAAAATGGCCGACAAGGCCCCAATGTATTAGATACATTGTTACTGGGGACagataattttgaaagaaatttacatttGACTCTTAAAATTGCATAAGTTTAAGAGTAAAGTAAGTGCAAAATGTTGTATAAACTcattatggcggccattttaaatatcgagaaaataaatattttgtcaaaaatcatttctttgtatttcactCCGGCAGCTCAATTGCATGTACTTTAAAGCAAATGTGTGGGCAAGTTCATGATGTTCATGggcaattttaatattttggcggccatattggattttgccaatctGCAGAAAATTcccaaggttacacgagtggcatcattcagattcggaaTCAGCTCActcaaattgacaagaaaccatcacaGTCAAACCCAATACTTAAAGGTGAaaggtgtttgtgtgtgtgtcagGGGGTACGTTTGTATTGGGTGTGGTTTGAAGGGAAATGTTAAGGTCTACGATGTGTGTATGCTGTAAAATTACATAGATGTTTCATTGCATGTTATCAACGGTGCGTAGGCAGGGGTGCATGTGCACCCTCCCATtgaggcagaggagttccgacCCTGGCAAGCAACAAAGAAATTTGTAGCACTTCTGCTTTCTAGAGAGGTCATGTGggccagtggttagagcattggactcataatcgcaaggttgtgagttcgaaccCACACAAAAAGCCCGAGAGCAATATCTGTCGTCGATAAGGCCAGTGCCTATGACTGATTAAGCTAGACGTAAGATTGTTCCCAGGTAATTGGTTaaataccagcttggcgtttaccagcaaataCGTTGTCCTGCCGAGTTCTTGAGGGAGTTACCAGAAACAGAAACATCTTATATTCCAAATCTTTATTCCACCTCTCTAAGATGTGCACCCAAATACCATTTCTATATAGATCCTCTCCTTAGGATGTGCACCTCCCCATTCTCAAACCAGCCGATACCCTTGATATATAATATGAGATCTTGATATAAATtcgctcatttttttttacttatcgtTATAAAACCATTCACAGATGTGTATTATATGGAAGGAAACGAAAGAAATTCTTGATAGCAGTGACAttgcattgttgtttttaatgttttatttgttcAAAAATTGCAACGATTTGTGTAAATGTTGAAATTCCCTTTGCATTGTTATTCTTAGAGTGCATACAACTTCAGGTCACAGAACTTTGTATTATCTGTTATACGCACGCTGATCAACAACAAATGCATTTTCCCGGCAATTTTCTAATGCCATTCATTTCCCAGAGTCAGACGATCAGCATTCAAGTTGGACGTAATAGTTCAACATTTGCCCCACTCGTTGCACTCAAAGTGTAGTCATGCACTGATATACATACATTTACACGTAGCCTAGTACATGGATGTGTATAAATCATAAGTAATGAGGATACACAGTCAGTGTCTATGATGATACATTCGTCGCTGATTGGTCACTGATGATATCATTATATTAATGTGTGTTATGTAAATTAGGGACAAATAAAAAGTTTCATGTTATTTTGGTTGGTGCTTACTGCGCGCGGCCCGAATGGCGTCAGACTCAGGGCTATAGTTTGGTGCAGTTCTAATCTATACAAACTTTAGAGTATATTTTTACTTTCGTAGAATTACACCCGCGAAGTTGAGTCCCCAAAGCAGCCAATTCTGACGCCACCAACCACAATAACAActtaattttaatgattttatagAGAGCGAGTAGTCAAACGAGACAACTTTAGAACGCCAAGAACTTGGAGATCGTAACTTAGAATTCACGTACGGCGACTGCATTTTACACGTAACGGGGAATACCCCTTATGTACACGCCCATAACCATACGCAAAAGCACAAGAAACGCGAATCCCAGAGCAGAAAGGGCCGAGCTGTGTCAAGGACTTTCCTCAAACTTCAATGCTATTCTTGTCACGATACTCGTGTCACGATAAGAGGCTACAAATTTTCttacatcaaaatcatcattactCGGTCTTGATTCAATGTATTGTTTTCATGATGTGACTGAATGATGGCAGTACCCCGGGGTAGTACTCTTACCAGCAGGCCTATCCCCAGAAGCCAGAACTCTGTCGTTAGCTGTAACTATGTGAACCCATGGTGAACCTAACCCATCGATTGCATCGATGTTGACTTTTGACTTACTACTGCCAAGATTACAGGTATGTCATTATGTAAATTTATATGAGTTTTTTGAGCATTTGTTTAAAGCATGTGTACACATGTACCTTATTTAGTGTGGTTTGGTTATGGTTAGTGTTCTACTAATAAACTTTTAATCTATGGCAATTGAGCCATTCAACATTTATGggtatttcattgtttgttaCTGATTCTTTACATGTTTCTCAAACTAATGTTTTAACTGGAAAatggtaaatgataaaaaaagtaaattgcaaaacaataaaataaattgtatttatgcaTGTATTATGGAAATAAACTGATCATAAAGTCATGATCCCCATTCAAACCAATTGGTTACGTTGTCCCCTTaattttgaaaccaattgaCTGTTTGTCCCAGTTGGACCAAATCGACTCTTGGTCCCAAATAAAACTAATTCGGGGACCAAGTGGCCCAGTGGGTCCAATTAAAATGAGTCTGAAACCAATTGGCCATTTGCAAGGGGTCCCATTATAATTCTATTGGGGACCAATTGAAGacctattggaccaattggtcCAATTAGACATCAATTGGACCATCATTGAATTCTAATGTGGCCAGTTTGCCCAATTGAGACCAACTGACCCTACAACAGGAACTCAACTGGTATCTAATTACGGACTCATTGGACCTATTGAGACCCGTTGATACCAATTGAATCCAATTTGAAAGCAATTGAAAATTTAGGGGATGTTCAATGGGTTTCATAGAATTTTGTCCTGGGAGACTTTCGGATACTTATTGAAGCAGCTTTTGAACACGGGCTCAATGGTCAAGTTAACCttgacaaaaagttaattgtaaaatagcagaaagatgaaaaatattgcttaaggtttgaaaaaatccatcaaagaataaaaaaaagtatttgatttgtgacgtcatatgcgagcagctttggAACATGCtaaaaagtcaatgaaatgtcattttctcaaaaaatagaAAGTTTTTTCTTGTACCTTGAGTATATCAATACACAAAACATTAATCACACCCGCTCCTAAacgcaaataaaaaaaaaagtcatcacaaACCTAAAAAAACCCCgagatttcatgcattttataataCATAACATATGGAGCGGCTGCCCGTTTAAGACGTCACAAATCTCAAACTTGaaattctattaactttttaaatctttaaatgtatttcaataattaatGTATTATCCTCAAGCATTCACCAATGTTTTACAatcttttctgctattttaacgCAAACTGTTcctcagggtgaacttcccctctaAGCCTCTATTCATTTACGATCCATATTCTGTCTTCTCTATAGGTTGGTTGGAGATGACCTGGTGGGGACTTCAAATCCAGTCTAATCAAGGCTTTAAAAGAGTAAACTTTGTCCTTGATCTTGtgctgataaaaaaaattcttgttatTATATTCATGCTAActcacgaactttacacattgagcaaaaattattatttatttatttatttgaaaatgatataactaTTTACTCGCAGGTCAATATACTGAATGGAAGATTCTACATTCTATTccacatgtaaaaaataatgtttaaaacaTTGTTTAACCTCTGTCATGTTgggaaaatatttctttcctgaGTTTGATACAGATTTAGTATTGGGAGATTCGAACCCTGACGGCCTTGACGTCGCGGTTGGTGAAAATCACAACTCTGTTCGCGTTGTAGGCCTTTGTGATTTAGGGGGCTTTTTCATAATTTGGGGCGTTTTTGACACTGTATTCGCGTTCCGCTCCGACCCGCGAAAAACACCCCCTTTCCTGCGTTTTATTTGTCGCGGATGCTGACCTCTGTCCAATGGcagcgaccccccccccctctagggTGCGagaagaaatttgaaatagtaaaaaaatgatgaattctgtacgcaagattcattttcttttataaaggAGCTTAAAACTAAGAACCTACAAGAAAAGTTTTAGTGTCATTTGATGTCACTAGTTTATTCACAAATATTCCTGTAGACGAGACTATTGAACTTGCTGCTGATAGTATTCTGAAGTATAACAATGATGTATGTTTTAGTAAAGATGAACTGATTGAATTGTTCAAATATGCTACCAAACAGACCCATTTCCTATTCAATGGTGAAATGTATGACCAGGTTGATGGAGTTGCTATGGGCTCTCCTCTTGCCCCTACACTGGCAAACCTATTTATGGGTCATCATGAAAAGAAATGGTTGGAAGAGTTTGAAGGACCCAATGTTCCATTCTATCGCAGATATGTAGACGatgtgttttgtatttttaacaaTGAAGATGAGGTTCAAACCTTTCATGACTATTTGAACTCCAGGCATCCCAATATAAATTTCACTGTTGAAAAGGAAGAACATGGACAGTTGCCcttttttagatattttaatcaacaataGCACAGATGTTTATACTACTTCAGTCTTTCATAAGAATTACACTGGGTTGTATACAAATTTTCTCAGTTTTACTTGTTACAAATACAGAACCGGTTTGATTAGAACACTGATAGATGGGGCTTACAAAATTTGCAGACACTCTCATCTCTTTGATACTTGTATCGAGAATTTGAAGAAGGTGTTGAACAGAAACATGTACCCAGGTTGGTTGATCGAAAGGTCATTAAACCAATACTTTCAAAACATCCAAAACCCAAACAATGATCAGGAGAAAAAGACTACAAGATTTTTCAAGTTACCATATATTGGTAAAGCATCAAAGGAGCTTGAAAAGAGAATCAACATTATGGTTAAACAATATTGCCAAGATCTTCATATTACTCCTTCTTTCTCATCTTTCAAGCTCAGTTCTTTACCTTCTGTGAAAGACTCCATTCCCCAGGAGCTTCGTGCTCGTGACATACATCAATTTACATGTGCGAGATGTAAAGCTCGCTATATTGGTCAAACCAAGCGTCATTATAAGACACGAGTACAGGAACACATGGGTAAGGACAAGAACTCCCATGTCTGGAGACACTTGCAATCGTCACCCTAATGCTTGTTAGAATGCAATACCCactgtttcaaaattctcgatactgctcaaacagattttcaactaaaaataaaagaagggtttttcatcaaatggaaacaacctcaactaaaccaacaggtgtacaattaccaaataatgttatccatttaatttaaccCACCCCTATCTGATGACTCCATagacttgtatttttttttttacttcattccaTTTACCTTGAATTCACACCTTGTAATCCTGTGTAACAACATTCTTGAAATTCTTACTTGACGtcctaactgtataaataccaatgactctgttaataattttcaggctgaggatgaggtgcgacacctcgaaacatgttccgttttttaaaatgttatgttctattctttatattCGTCTTCAatttagtaaaaaaaagggtttaAAAACTTTTCCGAACATGTCACAGACTAATTTGAGATGCTTACTATCATAGTGCAGCAAGAACACAGATGCTTATGCAAAACAGGTACGTTTCAGGGTTCATTGATAACTATTATTAATGCCATATCGCTTTCCTTTCATTGCTAGGCATGACGCATTACACACATAACGAATGATACTCACTGATCAAAAAGTTTTTGCATGAACTGATCACTCAGCCATCAATGGAACATGCCtaccctctttctctctctctttctctctctctcttagtagacttgttaagaggttgaacgctgcattttttagtacaaatgtcccacttggcacaaatgttccttgagtcaaaagaaaaagattcatccaaagagacacgctgtatctatgcaaataagcatgaaatttgcataaatttgcatattaggtcgatatagtgaaaacaagtatttaagaatacatatttaaccagaactgccctaaaattggaaataaagacttaaggtaagagagggaagaaaattgtcataaaataattgagatatccttgtttattattacctaatttacataaattatgcaaatcataattttaaatagagtattttttcatgaatcctgaactgttcTTTACAAAACAGCAactaatacacaatgtcaacattctacatgaaagagataTATATTAGcaaaaacat includes these proteins:
- the LOC121417599 gene encoding uncharacterized protein LOC121417599; translated protein: MNQSTRPMGPPNRLRPPRTCYICKRPGHLANDCRFRSTPVHASFLQETGNDVEELADDETGNISGVRCPSDPDPEWKPDYSPSEKEQPSTDGILDQAQAVQTRAQKARTDKPAQPLRVPPPITDVVSNSLIHPLVVASS